The window CAACTGAGCTGTGGACTTCTTGACAGGCTGACCACAGTGTCTCATCCTCTAGCATTGTTCTACACAATCACTCCCCACATGGATGTATCCAGAGGCCCCTTCGGTACCCTTTATTTACACAAGGTTGTGAAGTTTGCAGATGACGCTGCTGGTGTTAGACTGATTTCCAACAATGATGAGTCTATGTATATGAGAGAGGTAGAGGAGCTTGATGATTCACGGAAGGCAAACCCTGATGCAAAATGTGTGCATCAATGtgagaaaaagtaaaagagatGGTGGTGGACCTCAGGAGGAGAGCTTACACCTCTCCTCCCCTCATCACGGGAGGATAAACCAGGtgaaaaaatccaaaaactaaGGCCTGCACATGTTCAGTGACTTCACATGGGCCACAAACACAGCTAGCGTAGTATCTCACGGGCTGGGAATAGATTGGGACtagcattcatgagggagtctccagaatgttttGCAACCTGTCctgggttctcaatttccttgagTGAGACGCAGATGTATGAGGCcctgttgcttgagttttgaacatgttcaaaaaatttgtgTCACAACGTTTctctcaaaaatgtcaaagagTTGACACAGGCCTCTCCAACCCTTTTAAAACCCACCTGAATTGTGTCCTAGTTGTCTACAACTCATCTCAAGTCCTGgatctgtattttgatatgCAGTATGTATGTACAGGAACTCTCCttggacagaaaacatccgaggcaaatgtccaggtctaaaaaccacactgatgaaaatcataattattgaaaaactggtccaattCTGcctcttttcatttcaaaagtgtactacagcagattaaatcataaatgtgggggcagcctccaaggtgggtacaaagtgagctGAGGTGGGTGTGATGTGGGcaaggtggacaacaaaataatgtgcacagccaataATACAATATTGCAAGCTGTGCACCTAAATATAGACTGTGATTTTCAAAAGCAGGCCGTGAAAAAACAGTCTCACAGCTTGCCAGTCAATTATTCACAAACATTCCAAATTCACTGAGACCCCAAAAAGAAAATagcatattttcttgcaattttcctGCAATTCTGACGCACCAACTAGTCTCTCAACAgacacagcccagtgagataccaccttaagaAGATTTACCAATGACTGTATTTTATGAGGTCACTGAAGCATGCTGGGCTTGGTGCTGCTGTGCTGACTTCCTTTTACCGGTGTGTGGTGAAGTGTCCTGACATTTTTCATAACAGTCTGGTGTGGAAGCAGCTCTGAGGGTGACAAGAAGGTGCTGCAAAGATTGATTAGATCAGGTCAAAAACGGACAAGCAGCAGCCTCTCTTCACTAGGCAACATTTACACAATTAGATGCAGAACAAGAGGAAAGAGCGTTAAAATGGACCACACCCATCCAGCTTATGAGCTTTTCACTCCCCTCCCCTCAGGCAGAAGTTTGATCTGCCTCAAAGCCTGGACATCAAGGCTGAAGAACAGCTTCTTCCCCGAGGCCGTGAGACTCATGATCTTGGTCCCTTAAGCTGCCCTCTGgagtttgctttttattaatggaattttaggttatttatttattctctgttttatttattttagactgGTCTGAGGAACACATTTTGTTCTCCCATGCCTCAGACTTCATGaatgataaataaatctgattctgaAAAACCAAGAGTGAAATTGCAAAGAATCTCCAGACACGATCACAATCGTTTGaagtgtattttaaaaatattaggaAACGTGAAATAACGCCAAGCTTGCTTGCCAAGTAAAAGCAAATCCATACTTCTAAACGGTCTGTTAATGTAATCAAACTGCATAAATGTCAAATGTCagctttttagtttgaatttcttGTGAGTTTTGAACACAGTAGTTGTCTAAGGTTAAAATCCAAGCACACAAATTTGTTaaagtgaaacacacacagttcaagaaaaaaagtgtaTCCTCATTGACTGAGCCTACCTTGTAAACATCAAGCTCTCCACACTGGTGGTCGAACCTGGTGTACAGCTCGTTGAGCATGGTGATCACTTGCATCGGTGTGCAGACTGAACAAACAGCCGTGAAGCCCACTATGTCAGAGAAGAGCATCGTAACCTGCTCGAACTTCTTGGCCTGGACTGTTTCCCCCTGCCACAGCTGCTGGGCCACGGTGCCTGGGAAGATACAGAAAAGGAGGTCCACCGTCTTCTGCTTCTCGTCCTCCAGCGCTTGGTGAGCCTGCTCTAACGCCGCTTTGGCTTTCCCCAGCCGCTTCTTCAAACCGTCCTGGGCTTTGGCCTGTTCACCAACCAGTACCACATCCCGCAGTGCATTATGAATGGGGATGTCTGACAGGTAGAGGCCACGGCCCGTCAGCTCCTCCAGCTTGTCCACGCATGGCGACCCCAGGAATAAGATGGCATTTGACTCCGAGACATAAATCATCTGACCTTTAAGGTCCatgagctaaaagaaaaacaaaaaaaatggttagAGGAAATCAATAGGTTTAATCAGAGGTGTATTCATCTTGGAATTCAATTAAGATACAGTTAAGATAACCACCTCTGTTAAATTCTCTGCTAATTTCTTTTAAGGCAAGATGTAGACAAAAGAGAGATTAATTGCTTTTCCTAATGCCATCTAAAAACCTCAAAATATATAGCATATATAATAAAAGGTTGCTGTCAGACACATGAAGAGATAtaaaagtttgataaaaatgaacatacgtttgtcattttgattaatgaagctgcagctgtgtgCAGGTGTCAGCCAAATTCAAAAGGTTTATTCATATTCCAGTTTACAAAGTCctaatgcacataaaaaaatttattaGCCACACAGCAGCATGGCTCAGACAAAATGTCATTGATTGGTCATTAAGTCCACAAATCTGTTCTAGACACCGCAGCTATTGGATGGATTGTTGTTATTTATGATCCAGACATCAACAATGGACATTAATGGTGTTTAGGTGATAAATTTTGCAGTCCATTGGTGACTTTTTGCCCTTAAACAACATGGCACTTAGACATGGGGTGCAATACGGccatattttttcctttaaatttaatCTTGACATAAATATATTTGGAAGCTCAAGTGCCTTGTTCCATAATTTGATCGATGACCTTTGAAAGGTCATTTCCATCAAACAGCAGCATGAATACGATTAACATGGGTTAGTTTCTTAACAAAAGAGACCTAGCAATAGGTCAGTAACAATTCATAActtttatgtcagtttttagaaaatttaatgttgataaatgacagattaaaattatgtacaatctcatgcaatattgcaatatgtTGCATGATTTGTTAGAGCGtggactatgtgttgtgaatgactgtcagctacagtcacaccaaattttatctcaaaaaCATCTGCAATCTCCCGTTGCCTTTGGCTGCAGGTGATAAGAATCATAAACTACTGTATGACTGTGAAATTTAACAATGTACTTCTATTATGTTTATAAGTTATATAAAACTTATttaagattaaatttaaaaaatcttgcTGTAATTAGAAAACTGcattagcattttttatttatttcacactgACACCATCCAGTAATCAGTTCTTAGATTTGTTTGCATCTGACTGGTCCccaaatgatcattttaaccaaaataattagctatttttgtttgagTCTCTTTGTGTGGCGGTAAACTCTGTGGTGCAGCTAAACTGCAACATAATTCCTGTTTATCGCGTCCCTTCCACTGACAGTGCAGTCATGTTTTTGCACGGGGGACTGTCAGTAGCACATTATTGACTCCAGATGGAAGACGTCTGCTCACTCACCCACTCACTGATTTCTTACCtgttttacaccactgtcaCGTTTACTcattgatgctttttttttttcaaatgcttcCTGCCAGGGTGACTGATATCTGTGTGCTCTCACAGAAATAGCATGCTCTGCGTTTCATGGTTAAAATGGTTTGACATTTGCTTCTGATCTCCACTGGGGGTATAATGTTGATCTCTACCTCGGGCCAAGTGTGCTCAAGTACAACCCTAATAGGCTTGACTGCTTGTAAACAACAGCTCAATTTTTCTCCTTCTAACTCACTCCGTTTGATACCAACAGAATCGTGAGAGAACCTTTTCTGCCTCATTAGCCACTAATGAccactttttaaagttttgttgggtttttttccacagatttcTCTACATACCTTCCCTGTGTTATCTGTGCTGGAGACTCCGTGTTTGATCCGAATGATAAACTGAGTATTTAACATGGTCAGAATACCCTGAAAGGTGCATTTGATCTGTGGGGAGACAATGGAGAAGTGTTCCTGGAAGGTAGAGGACCGCCTCTGTCCATCCTTCCTAGTGAGTCTCTTCCTGAGCCCGTGTCCTATTTGTACCAGAACCAGGTCCTGGTCGAGGATCAGATGGAAAGGGAAGATGGTGGAGAAGAGAGAGGTAGGGAGGGTCCCAGCAGAGGTAGCCCGCAGGGGACTGGGGCTGAGAGTTTTGGCCTCTTTAACCACAACTGTGTAGAGAAGACTAGGCTGAGGGCTGGACTGCAGGATGCTGTCTttggtgttgaggggatccttCAACACCTCCACAGAGGTGTGGTACAACAGGCGGGCAGCAGCTTTGATGACGCCTGGGAAGAAGAGCTCAGTGGTGGGGTCGGGGTTGAAGAAGTAGACAGTAAGCAGACCCGGATCCTTGTCTAAGCACAGCACCGACGGTTCGTTTACACAACTCTCCCCGTCCGGGTTGGGCTGCACGCTGCTCTGCTTCAACAAGACATTGAAACTGTTGAGGAAGTCATGCAGAGCTCCCCCCACCACATTCAAAATGTGCCCGTCCTCCGCATAACACATATTGAAGATCTCCTCGCCAAGGGCAACTTTCAGAGCGTCCATCTGGATTCCTGTCAGATACATGAGAGGGGTGGGGCAATTAAAGATTTGAGCCAGGGCTTTAAAAAGCCTGCTGCATGTAAATGAGCAATCAATATTGAATTTGCCATTACCTGTTTTGGTCGAGTAGCTGTGCATCATCTCCATTAAATGTTCTGGTTCGGCTCTGCAGGTCTGGTTGTGAGAACAACAAACGGCTGGACTGGAAAGttaaaaaatctcaaattcagACACATGAAGCACAGCTCAGGGGAGCAGACACCAGATTCAAACTGAAAAGACAATCATACAgatctttttatatttgtatatatgtGAATGAAAAATATGGCCACTGCAATTTTCCAGAAactacatgtttattttaaataagtctAGAATTACATGGTATTCTCAAGGGTgtttaaagtgagaaaaaagagttacagatgcagataaatttgttggtccCCTTAGAGTTcattgaaacaacaaaaagtgattCAGTTGAAAGCAACTGTTGAATGTATATCTGCTTGCCTTTAGCATGTGatagtgtaaagaaaaaaaaattgtggaaaGCAATGATTTGTTGCTTATTTTATAAAGGTACACTAAAATAGtagacagatttgttggtacccttaaagAGACTATTAATCTTTGTAATATAGTAATGTTTCAACGTAAGGGTTTGATCTTAGTTAGTATCAAAGCTGCCTTCAAGCTATTCATCAGCCTTTCAGGTAATTTAAGGAGAACAAACATGCCACAGGATAGTTTGGTATCATTGTGTGCACCACAGCACACAacagctgtctgaggagctcagaaatgAGATTATATGGATCCATGTTAAAGGCAAAGACTACaggaccatctccaagcagcttcaagTTTCTGGGACCACAGCtgccaatattattaaaaaagtataagttcatgggactgtagccaCCCTCCCAAGATGTgaacgcaagaggaaatgcaaccccaggttcaTCAGGTAACAGTGCCAATGGTAGTAAAAGAAACCATTCAAAACCATTCAAGACAAGCTCCAAGGTCTAAATGCCCACCATTCGttgcattttgaatcataatggggAACCAGGGAGGGCTTTATtatagacagacaaacaaaagaaatccaGAGTGTTTCTGTCAAAACACTTGTTGAACCACAAAATTTCTGGAACTTGTGAGGCAAAACTTGAgctttttggcttcagtcacatcagggttttgtttttttgttgtttttttgtgtgtgtgtttttatttatgattttttgggTTATTGTGGAAGGGTACCAGCAAATGTATCTAAGTCTGTACGTGCAGCTGGCAGATGCcagtgaaaatacaaaatgtgaaGATGCCTCACAAACACTACAGCTTCTGAATTGAGACATACACTGTGGTGAAAATTCACTTAGTctcaaatttaatttgtttgtatttttttccacagggCCAATGTATTCAGTAAATGATCTTTTTTCACTATTTATGCAATTCCTCAGAAGGAatcagttaaaaaatatatcaaattatCTGTGTGTCTGATATGAGAAAGTCTAGAACATAATATATGTCTAATATTTCAgcaaatttactttattttttgccCCTTTTCTTCTCTCCTGGTCTCAATAGCAGCTTCAGTTTGTGTCCTACctcattattgttgttgtccTCATTAGTATCAGTGTGGTTTTGAGAGTGACAGGAGGAATTAGTGAAGTATTGTTCAACAGAAAGGCCAAATGACCTGCAGCCTCTTAGCATAATTAttacagagagaaagacaaGCACGATAGGACTTGATGTGTTTCAGTAGgttctgctcttttttattattattatttatttgttcctgGGTGTTTTGTGGGAGCTGGGATagtttattaaaggaaaaagatTACCTCTGAGAGTCCCTGCTGTGATCTGCTGGTGTCATCATTCGTTGGAGGGCAGCGTGCAGCCTTTGAAACTGTATCATAAAGTGTTCAAAAGGTCATCATGTGAGGTTGGAAAACATCAACtagaggttagatttgaataaatcagGATGGCgggatttttattattattaccccTATAAATAGACATTGTGTCTGTGCGTTTTGGGGGCAGAAATGCGCAAAACATAAACGCTTGAGAGCTCGCTGCACCCCCTTAGTGCATGCTGCTGCAGAATAAGAACCTGCGTGGACAAGCTCACCTCTGGGCACGCCAATTTTCGGATGCTGTCTCCAAGTGTGTGCAGGTTAACTTTGCCCCTGCCCGCTCTCTGTCGAGGCGCATCCTCGCTCGCCTTGCCGTGCACGTCCCTGGAAATTGGGATCGGGAGGGAATCCGCAGCGTCCGCGGAGCGCTCCTCCGCCGCGTCTCCCAGCTCGCTGTTcgtgccgccgccgccgctggaGAACGGACACTCTCCGGagagcttcagctccttcagcttggCGCAGAACATCCTCGCGGCTGTGAGcgatctcctcctcctctctctctctctctctctctctctttttcttcttcttcttcttctttttcctcctcttctcttatTATCTCATTTCAGAGGGAGCCAGATGTGGCGGAGCAGCTGGGAGGAGAAATCCGAGCATCTCTTGGTCTCATCCAGGAGATGCCTTCGTCCTCCGCTGGACGCGCTGCTTCAGAGGATCCTCGCCAGAGCCGGAGAGCTCAGTGTTCAGTGAAAAGCTGCATGGACAACTGATGGCTGGGAACCATCATTAGCAGAAAACCAATGAGACGCCGGAGAAAAACGAGCAGAAGGCCAATCCATGCGCAATAGGGGCTGGTGTGGGCTTTCTGAAGGACCTATCAGCCAAGAGAAATCAGTTCCAAGCCACTGCTCGCAtgcaagagattttttttttacccctccaAGATTATCGTTTGAATTGAAAGCCATCATGTGAAACCAGTAACCTCATATAAGTCTATAAACCTGCAGAGCTTATGCAGCTGtggcatttttatattttacagcaaaatgttcttgtttctgcATGACTGTGTTCACGTTTTGTCTGACAGCCATTGGAAGAACTGGAattcttgttattatttttaatgttattatgCTGTGCCAGATGCAGCTGTAAGATGACAAGGAGTGTTCTTAAAGGGGTGAATGAACACTTCATTGCACaaccactgtaaaaaaaaaaaaaaaaagaagaacccTGCGAAAAATTGTTTGTATTTGGTTTTATGGGTAGAAAATCTCACACATTGTCTGCAATGATCACAGCTTATGGGgccaacaaacaataaaaattcaCCTGAACTCTGATGTCTGCTTGAGATTTTAACCATTAATCATTTGGCAGGGCAAGAGTTTTAAGTTGCGTGCTTTTtgcttggaaaaacaaaatgcaatatGGCTAAATTCACATTTGATCCTTTTTTACAAATTCATCTCATTGTAATGGTACCTagcaaaacattgtttctgGAATACTTAACTAAATGAGCTATTGCTTCTGTTATGACTACCAGATGGACCCTAATCATAACAGTAGacaatcttttttgtttgtttgtttgttttaaaaaaaagctcaacagGTGCACCTGATGTgcacatgtttttatttctgccagaCTGTGTATAAAAGATGGACACAATCAGCAAATACTAGACTTAAAGTTGATGTGGAAGCTCCTTAAGATGGAATAACTCTGATCTAGTtgctagctaaaaaaaaaaaaaaaactgaagttctCTTCTCATTTACAAAGCATcatattctcagtttttttttttttttttttgtaatttaaaaaaagcaatctTTACTTATAACATATTAATGTTAACCATAGACTATTTCTTATCAGCTTCTGgaaaataattatataattttatatttaaacacatgCTTTTCCTTAAAAATTATATCAGATTTTAAGGGGGTTTTTCAGCTTCATCTTTATGTCCAAATATggtatttactttaaaactgcagTTCCCAAACCAAACAGTGATGCCACATTCTGTCCGacagtgttttatgttcatCTTACACTCTGCATGTGTtgcttataaaataaaagacccAAACTGAAGCgaagaaaaagagcagagcaatactgactgaaacaataacccacaaaaaaaaaaaaaaaaaacatgtctctTTAGATACTTACTTTGATGCTCTTGGCACTTCTTTTTacaaatatactgtataatTCACATCCTCCTCCAGTGTTGCCCACAGATAGGCACATTTTGGTTGGGTATCTTGGAAGTAAGGCTACAGTTTAGCTTCTACCTGCATTTAAACACCTCACAAGCAGGCTGAACATGTGACAAATACTGATCCATCTTCTTAAGCAAAAAGAGTTTATTCTTGGCTCCCACAAAATATAACAACAGCTTTGAATTAGAccccacaaaaaaataagtggCAAAATGTTCCTGACGTTGCTGTTTTGCAAACCTCATTTTAAGACTTACAATTTTTACTGGAATTTCGCTCCTGTTGGTGTCTAATGTtatactgtatttttcttttatttggttGCATCGACCTGTCAcattgtttggtttaaaattatatctttttaaaaaaataaaaagttgagaaagaaactttatttcatttttagaaaGTAGCTGAAATCTAATACCAAATAGAATCACCTTTATTCTCACCATTTAGCTTGTACAAAACTGGGAGAGCCTTTCCAGTTGTGTACATCTcaagttagtttaaaaaaaaacctaaatgaacACTAAAGGATAACATAAGTTAAAAttagttacaaataaaaaggttgGAGTTCAGAGTTTTTGTGACCCAGAGCTAAAAACGGTACTGTACATTTATAGAGATCAAACTGGGGTCCAATCTTGGATTGCAGAAGAGAAACATCACAGCCAGCATAATAAGCACATTAGTTATTATGTCTCAGAGAAGACTGTGTGAGTTCATTCCTATCAAAAAGTCAAGGGAACAAAACATTTGTGTAATTAGAGACTGTTAAGATAACAAATCTGTAAGTTTTAGATAAGTTAAGTGAACAATAATAATCCTCCAGGATCATTATTAAGCTGAAATACTGCTTGGTGGCCTTGTTTGGCCTGAAAGGAGCCTTTTCTCCTTCCAAGATTTTGTCAGTTTCCCACAAGCGAAAAATATCCCCAGTTTTCATCAGGATCAAATGCGAAGATGGAGCTGAAAAACTTGGTGGTCTTTTTGTAAGAAGATAAATCTTATTCACTTAAACAACGCAGAGTGAGATCTGGAAAAGTGAAGTGAATTTCCATTTCACATCTGTCTAATCAAAGCTATGAATCAACAAGCAGATTAAAGCCTAATAACGATGAAAAAGTAACACTGGTGGtttattgaatttgttttttgataGTCTTTCAGGTTT of the Kryptolebias marmoratus isolate JLee-2015 linkage group LG3, ASM164957v2, whole genome shotgun sequence genome contains:
- the gucy1a1 gene encoding guanylate cyclase soluble subunit alpha-1 — encoded protein: MFCAKLKELKLSGECPFSSGGGGTNSELGDAAEERSADAADSLPIPISRDVHGKASEDAPRQRAGRGKVNLHTLGDSIRKLACPEFQRLHAALQRMMTPADHSRDSQSPAVCCSHNQTCRAEPEHLMEMMHSYSTKTGIQMDALKVALGEEIFNMCYAEDGHILNVVGGALHDFLNSFNVLLKQSSVQPNPDGESCVNEPSVLCLDKDPGLLTVYFFNPDPTTELFFPGVIKAAARLLYHTSVEVLKDPLNTKDSILQSSPQPSLLYTVVVKEAKTLSPSPLRATSAGTLPTSLFSTIFPFHLILDQDLVLVQIGHGLRKRLTRKDGQRRSSTFQEHFSIVSPQIKCTFQGILTMLNTQFIIRIKHGVSSTDNTGKLMDLKGQMIYVSESNAILFLGSPCVDKLEELTGRGLYLSDIPIHNALRDVVLVGEQAKAQDGLKKRLGKAKAALEQAHQALEDEKQKTVDLLFCIFPGTVAQQLWQGETVQAKKFEQVTMLFSDIVGFTAVCSVCTPMQVITMLNELYTRFDHQCGELDVYKVETIGDAYCVAGGLHKESETHAVQIALMAIKMMELSDECMTPTGEPIQMRIGLHSGSVLAGVVGVKMPRYCLFGNNVTLANKFESCSQPRKINISPTTHRLLRGRPEFVFVPRSRQELPPNFPEDIPGVCYFLESAFKTSKLTKI